A genome region from Columba livia isolate bColLiv1 breed racing homer chromosome 2, bColLiv1.pat.W.v2, whole genome shotgun sequence includes the following:
- the C1QL3 gene encoding complement C1q-like protein 3, with the protein MVLLLVILIPVLVSSAGTSAHYEMLGTCRMVCDPYGGTKAPSTAATPDRGLMQSLPTFIQGPKGEAGRPGKAGPRGPPGEPGPPGPVGPPGEKGEPGRQGLPGPPGAPGLNAAGAISAATYSTVPKIAFYAGLKRQHEGYEVLKFDDVVTNLGNHYDPTTGKFTCSIPGIYFFTYHVLMRGGDGTSMWADLCKNNQVRASAIAQDADQNYDYASNSVVLHLEPGDEVYIKLDGGKAHGGNNNKYSTFSGFIIYAD; encoded by the exons atggtgctgctgctggtcaTCCTCATCCCGGTGCTGGTCAGCTCGGCCGGCACCTCGGCGCACTACGAGATGCTGGGCACCTGCCGCATGGTCTGCGACCCCTACGGCGGCACCAAGGCGCCCAGCACGGCGGCCACGCCCGACCGCGGCCTCATGCAGTCCCTGCCCACCTTCATCCAGGGACCCAAGGGGGAGGCCGGCCGGCCGGGCAAAGCGGGGCCCCGCGGCCCCCCGGGGGAGCCGGGGCCGCCCGGCCCGGTGGGGCCGCCGGGTGAGAAGGGCGAGCCGGGGCGGCAGGGCCTGCCGGGCCCCCCCGGGGCGCCGGGGCTGAATGCGGCGGGGGCCATCAGCGCCGCCACCTACAGCACGGTCCCCAAGATCGCCTTCTACGCCGGCCTCAAGCGGCAGCACGAGGGCTACGAGGTGCTCAAGTTCGACGACGTGGTCACCAACCTGGGCAACCACTACGACCCCACCACCGGCAAGTTCACCTGCTCCATCCCCGGCATCTACTTCTTCACCTACCATGTGCTCATGCGGGGCGGCGACGGCACCAGCATGTGGGCCGATCTCTGCAAGAACAACCAG GTTCGAGCTAGTGCGATTGCTCAGGATGCTGATCAGAACTACGACTATGCCAGTAACAGCGTGGTTCTTCATTTGGAGCCAGGAGATGAAGTTTACATTAAATTAGATGGAGGAAAAGCACATGgaggaaacaacaacaaatacagCACATTTTCTGGATTTATTATTTACGCCGACTGA
- the PTER gene encoding phosphotriesterase-related protein, protein MPSLRGKAQTVLGPVEPDHLGYTLTHEHLTMNYSSCFCPPSPGQEPLSDGPIEMKNLFWIKQNPYSHKENLLLYQETDAVKEELLYYKAAGGGTIVENTTTGIGRDVNTLKKLAEETGIHIIAGAGFYVDSTHSSQTQAMTVEQLTGIIVDEILSGADGTDIKCGVVGEIGCSWPLTESERRVLQATAQAQSQLGCPVIIHPGRNSDAPFQIIRILQEAGADVSKTVMSHLDRTIFDTKKLLEFAELGCYLEYDLFGTEFIHYQFHPEIDMPSDNERIARVRLLVDEGYEDRILIAHDVHTKNRLMKYGGHGYSHILKNIVPKMLIRDISQDKIDKILLANPKQWLTFK, encoded by the exons ATGCCTTCCTTGAGAGGGAAAGCACAGACTGTCTTGGGCCCTGTGGAGCCAGACCACCTTGGCTATACGTTGACTCATGAACACTTGACTATGAACTACAGCAGCTGTTTTTGTCCACCTTCTCCAGGACAAGAGCCTCTGTCTGATGGGCCCATTGAAATGAAGAACTTGTTTTGGATTAAGCAAAATCCCTACAGCCATAAAGAAAACCTTCTTTTGTATCAGGAAACAGATGCTGtgaaggaggagctgctgtattatAAAGCAGCAGGTGGTGGGACAATTGTGGAAAACACAACCACAGGAATTGGTCGAGATGTGAATACTTTGAAGAAACTTGCTGAAGAAACTGGAATCCATATTATTGCTGGAGCTGGGTTTTATGTGGATTCCACTCATTCTTCTCAAACACAGGCCATGACAGTGGAGCAG CTTACAGGCATTATCGTTGATGAGATACTCAGTGGAGCGGATGGGACTGACATCAAGTGTGGTGTGGTGGGAGAAATAGGTTGCTCCTGGCCTTTGACTGAGAGCGAACGCCGAGTGCTTCAGGCAACCGCGCAGGCCCAGTCGCAGCTTGGCTGCCCCGTTATCATCCACCCTGGCAGGAACAGCGACGCACCTTTCCAGATCATCCGCATTCTGCAGGAAGCTGGGGCTGATGTTTCAAAGACGGTCATGTCCCACCTGGACAG GACTATATTTGATACAAAGAAACTTCTGGAATTTGCTGAACTTGGATGCTACTTAGAGTATGACCTATTTGGTACAGAATTTATTCACTATCAGTTCCATCCTGAGATTGACATGCCAAGCGACAATGAAAGAATTGCGAG GGTTCGTCTGCTGGTCGATGAGGGCTATGAAGACAGAATTCTGATCGCTCATGATGTGCACACTAAGAACAGGTTGATGAAATATGGAGGCCATGGATATTCACATATCCTTAAAAATATAGTTCCTAAAATGCTTATTAGAGACATATCCCAAGATAAAATTGATAAAATACTCCTAGCAAATCCAAAGCAGTGGTTGACTTTTAAGTAG